A window from Cryptomeria japonica chromosome 1, Sugi_1.0, whole genome shotgun sequence encodes these proteins:
- the LOC131034154 gene encoding LOW QUALITY PROTEIN: chitinase 2-like (The sequence of the model RefSeq protein was modified relative to this genomic sequence to represent the inferred CDS: substituted 2 bases at 2 genomic stop codons), with translation MAEFFKISLLVLALLVPTTIALLFYXPDXISGANTKLFREYIGAEFDNVKFSDLPIDPGTQFHFILAFAIDYTPSGSSPTNGKFNIFWDSDNLSPSAVQAIKAQHKNVKVALSLGGDSVSSGNVQFRPSSVSSWVSNAVSSLTDIIQQYHLDGIDIDYEHFDYSDPNTFSECIGQLITQLKQNNVISFASIAPYDDGPIQSHYTALWKNYGNSIDYVNFQFYAYDSSTSVSQFMNYFNAQESRYSGGKVLASFMTEGSGGLSPANGFFDACRKLRDSGKLHGIFVWCADSSQSNDFQYEKQSQSLVATMNRRLRHVQLALE, from the exons ATGGCTGAATTCTTCAAGATTTCTCTACTTGTTCTTGCGTTGCTCGTGCCTACTACAATAG CCTTATTGTTTTATTAACCGGATTAAATTTCAGGTGCGAACACGAAACTTTTTAGGGAATACATTGGCGCCGAGTTCGATAATGTCAAATTTTCTGACTTACCAATCGATCCCGGCAcgcaatttcatttcattttggccTTCGCTATCGACTACACCCCGTCAGGAAGCTCTCCTACAAATGGAAAGTTCAACATTTTCTGGGATAGTGACAATCTGAGCCCGAGCGCCGTGCAAGCCATCAAAGCTCAACACAAGAACGTCAAAGTTGCTCTCAGCTTAGGTGGAGACAGCGTGAGCAGTGGCAACGTCCAGTTCAGACCATCGTCTGTGTCGTCGTGGGTGAGCAATGCAGTTTCTTCGCTCACTGACATAATCCAGCAATACCATCTTGACGGCATCGACATCGATTATGAGCATTTCGACTATTCCGATCCCAACACATTTTCTGAGTGCATTGGGCAGCTCATCACGCAATTAAAGCAGAACAATGTCATCTCCTTCGCCTCCATCGCTCCCTATGACGACGGCCCAATACAATCCCATTACACTGCACTCTGGAAAAACTACGGCAATTCAATTGACTATGTGAATTTCCAATTCTATGCCTATGACTCGAGCACCAGCGTCTCACAGTTCATGAACTATTTCAACGCTCAGGAGTCTCGCTATAGCGGTGGAAAAGTGCTGGCTAGTTTCATGACGGAGGGAAGTGGAGGTTTGTCACCTGCGAATGGCTTCTTTGACGCGTGCAGAAAGCTTAGAGACTCTGGCAAGCTCCACGGCATCTTTGTGTGGTGTGCAGACAGCTCGCAGTCTAATGACTTCCAATATGAAAAGCAATCCCAGTCT CTTGTTGCGACGATGAACCGTCGacttcgacatgtccagttag CTTTGGAGTAG